A window from Raphanus sativus cultivar WK10039 unplaced genomic scaffold, ASM80110v3 Scaffold1617, whole genome shotgun sequence encodes these proteins:
- the LOC108838107 gene encoding probable galacturonosyltransferase 9 yields MAVALRGGRDGLRSFFTYRIFISALFSFLFLATFSVFLNSSHHHHPPQDHTLTSSVGRTFLALQSDPLKTRLDLIHKQATDHLTLVNAYAAYARKLKLDASKQLKLFEDLAINFSDLQSKPGLKPENNGNALEEDAFRVLEKDVKDKVKTARMMIVESKESYDTQLKIQKLKDTIFAVQEQLAKAKKNGAVASLISAKSVPKSLNCLAMRLVGERINNPDKYKDAPFDSAVEDPSLYHYAVFSDNVIAVSVVVRSVVMNAEEPWKHVFHVVTDRMNLAAMKVWFKMRPLDRGAHIEIKSVEEFKFLNSSYAPVLKQLESAKLHKFYFENQAENATNIKFKNPKYLSMLNHLRFYLPEMYPKLNKILFLDDDVVVQKDVTGLWKINLDGKVNGAVETCFGSFHRYGQYLNFTHPLIKERFNPSACAWAFGMNIFDLNAWRREKCTDQYHYWQNLNEDRSLWELGTLPPGLMTFYSKTKSLDKSWHVLGLGYNPGVSMDEIKKAAVIHYNGNMKPWLDIAMNQYKSLWTKYVDNEMEFVQMCNFGL; encoded by the exons ATGGCAGTGGCCTTACGTGGAGGCCGTGACGGACTTCGGAGCTTCTTCACGTACCGGATCTTCATCTCCGCCTTGTTCTCATTCCTCTTCCTCGCCACCTTCTCCGTCTTCCTCAACTCCTCTCACCACCACCACCCTCCTCAGGATCAC ACATTGACGAGTAGTGTAGGGAGGACGTTTCTGGCTTTACAATCGGATCCGTTGAAAACTAGGTTAGATCTCATACACAAGCAAGCCACTGATCATCTCACGCTCGTGAACGCCTACGCCGCTTACGCTAGGAAGCTCAAGCTCGACGCCTCGAAGCAGCTGAAGCTCTTTGAAGATCTGGCGATCAACTTCTCCGATCTTCAGTCCAAACCTGGTTTGAAACCTGAAAACAACGGCAACGCTCTCGAGGAGGATGCGTTCAGGGTGCTTGAGAAAGACGTGAAAGATAAGGTGAAGACGGCGAGGATGATGATCGTTGAGTCCAAAGAGAGTTACGACACGCAGCTCAAGATCCAGAAGCTGAAGGATACGATCTTCGCTGTTCAGGAACAGTTGGCCAAGGCGAAGAAGAACGGCGCCGTTGCGAGCTTGATCTCGGCTAAGTCGGTCCCCAAGAGTCTTAACTGTTTGGCTATGAGGCTTGTTGGGGAGAGGATCAATAATCCTGACAAGTATAAGGACGCTCCGTTTGATTCGGCTGTTGAGGATCCGAGTCTTTATCACTACGCGGTTTTCTCTGATAATGTGATTGCTGTGTCTGTTGTGGTGAGATCGGTTGTGATGAACGCGGAGGAGCCGTGGAAGCATGTTTTTCATGTGGTGACTGATCGGATGAATCTTGCAGCCATGAAGGTGTGGTTTAAGATGCGTCCTTTGGACCGTGGTGCTCATATTGAGATTAAATCTGTGGAGGAGTTCAAGTTCTTGAACTCTTCTTATGCGCCGGTCTTGAAGCAGCTGGAGTCTGCCAAGTTGCACAAGTTCTACTTTGAGAACCAGGCGGAGAACGCGACTAACATCAAGTTCAAGAACCCCAAGTATCTCTCCATGCTGAACCATCTCAGGTTTTACTTGCCTGAGATGTACCCGAAGCTGAACAAGATCTTGTTCTTGGACGATGATGTTGTGGTGCAGAAAGACGTGACTGGTTTATGGAAGATTAACTTGGATGGAAAGGTGAATGGAGCTGTTGAGACGTGCTTTGGCTCTTTTCATCGGTATGGTCAGTACCTGAATTTCACTCATCCTCTGATCAAAGAGAGGTTTAACCCCAGTGCTTGTGCTTGGGCCTTTGGGATGAATATATTTGATCTCAACGCTTGGAGACGCGAGAAATGCACCGATCAATACCATTACTGGCAGAACTTG AATGAAGACAGAAGTCTCTGGGAATTGGGCACTCTGCCTCCGGGACTGATGACATTCTATTCAAAGACGAAATCACTGGACAAGTCCTGGCATGTGCTTGGGTTAGGCTACAACCCGGGAGTGAGCATGGATGAGATCAAGAAGGCAGCAGTGATCCATTACAATGGGAACATGAAACCATGGCTAGACATTGCTATGAACCAATACAAGTCTCTCTGGACTAAATACGTGGATAACGAAATGGAGTTTGTGCAGATGTGCAATTTTGGTCTCTAG